The following proteins are encoded in a genomic region of Pseudomonas saponiphila:
- the lhgO gene encoding L-2-hydroxyglutarate oxidase yields the protein MTYDFCIIGGGIVGLATAMEILKRQPGASLVILEKENVLARHQTGHNSGVIHAGIYYAPGSLKADLCKRGAEATKQFCREHGIKFEVCGKVLVASNALEMERMEALYQRSQQNGLKVERLDAEQLRQREPNIVGLGGLFLDATGIVDYREVCETMARVIRREGGEICLSQTVTAIQESADSVTVSSHGGSWRAKKLVACAGLQSDRLAVMAGVKIDHQIIPFRGEYFRLPAAKNNIVNHLIYPIPDPELPFLGVHLTRMIDGSVTVGPNAVLGLGRENYRKFSINWRDVAQYASFPGFWKTIWQNLGSGTTEMKNSLFKSGYLEQCRKYCPSLQIEDLLPYEAGIRAQAVMRDGSLVHDFLFAQTPRMLHVCNAPSPAATSAIPIGSMIADKIFQAD from the coding sequence ATGACTTACGACTTTTGCATCATCGGCGGCGGCATCGTCGGCCTGGCCACGGCGATGGAGATCCTCAAGCGCCAGCCCGGCGCTTCGCTGGTGATCCTGGAAAAGGAAAACGTCCTGGCCAGGCACCAGACCGGGCACAACAGCGGGGTGATCCACGCCGGCATCTACTACGCGCCGGGCAGCCTCAAGGCCGACCTGTGCAAGCGCGGGGCCGAGGCCACCAAGCAGTTCTGCCGCGAGCACGGGATCAAGTTCGAGGTCTGCGGCAAGGTGCTGGTGGCGTCCAATGCCTTGGAAATGGAACGCATGGAGGCCTTGTACCAGCGCTCGCAACAGAACGGCCTGAAGGTCGAGCGCCTGGATGCCGAGCAACTGCGCCAGCGCGAACCGAACATCGTCGGCCTCGGCGGACTGTTCCTCGACGCCACCGGCATCGTCGACTACCGCGAAGTCTGCGAAACCATGGCCCGGGTGATCCGCCGCGAGGGCGGCGAGATCTGCCTCAGCCAGACCGTCACCGCCATCCAGGAAAGCGCCGACAGCGTCACGGTCAGCAGCCATGGCGGCAGCTGGCGGGCGAAGAAACTGGTGGCCTGCGCCGGCCTGCAATCGGACCGCCTGGCGGTGATGGCCGGGGTGAAGATCGACCACCAGATCATCCCCTTCCGTGGCGAGTACTTCCGTCTGCCGGCGGCGAAGAACAACATCGTCAATCACCTGATCTACCCGATCCCCGACCCGGAGCTGCCGTTCCTCGGCGTGCACCTGACCCGCATGATCGACGGTAGCGTCACCGTCGGCCCCAACGCGGTACTGGGCCTGGGCCGGGAGAACTACCGCAAGTTCTCCATCAACTGGCGCGACGTGGCGCAGTACGCCAGCTTCCCCGGGTTCTGGAAAACCATCTGGCAGAACCTGGGCTCCGGCACCACCGAGATGAAGAACTCGCTGTTCAAGTCCGGCTACCTGGAGCAGTGCCGCAAGTACTGCCCGTCCCTGCAGATCGAGGACCTGCTGCCCTATGAGGCAGGCATTCGCGCCCAGGCGGTGATGCGTGACGGCAGCCTGGTGCACGATTTCCTGTTCGCCCAGACCCCGCGCATGTTGCACGTGTGCAACGCGCCCTCGCCCGCCGCCACCTCGGCGATTCCCATTGGTTCGATGATCGCCGACAAGATTTTCCAGGCCGACTGA
- a CDS encoding MFS transporter, producing the protein MSAVETSSTAAETPQQTQKRLRKVAAATIFGSMLEWYDFYLYATMAAIVFSKIFFDNSNPKSATLMAFSTFAIGFIARPFGGILFGYLGDKFGRKQVLVLTFCLMGVCTALIGLIPSYASIGIWAPILLVAIRIIQGLGAGAELSGAAVTSYEHASEGKRGSQGAWPALGLNLGLLLSSLTIYLLTINGNEFLLAGGWRIPFVCSIVLVAVGLWVRNSIPETPEFKELSKESRKAKASPLKALLQNDLKGLAVVFFVAIGYNALSYIFKTFSLAYLTQYKNVDVHVTSLSVTIASLIAIVAVPFFGWLCDKWSSKTVLILGGVFSVLFAYPFLALLNTGESLMIYIAIGVGTGILAPMMFAPQGSFLSRQFPTATRSSGFGTGREIGTAIAGGLAPLGALSLVTASATHSTDGVVIILAVAAVLVVVFALCDQGHKHSAFKN; encoded by the coding sequence ATGAGCGCAGTTGAAACCAGCAGTACTGCAGCGGAAACCCCACAACAAACCCAGAAACGCCTGCGCAAGGTCGCGGCGGCCACCATCTTCGGCTCGATGCTGGAGTGGTACGACTTCTACCTCTACGCCACCATGGCGGCCATCGTCTTCTCGAAGATCTTCTTCGATAACAGCAACCCGAAAAGCGCCACGCTGATGGCCTTCTCGACCTTTGCCATCGGTTTTATCGCCCGCCCCTTCGGCGGCATCCTGTTTGGCTACCTGGGGGACAAGTTCGGCCGCAAGCAGGTGCTGGTGCTGACCTTCTGCCTGATGGGCGTATGCACCGCGCTGATCGGCCTGATCCCCAGCTACGCCTCGATCGGCATCTGGGCGCCGATCCTGCTGGTGGCGATCCGCATCATCCAGGGCCTGGGCGCCGGTGCCGAACTGTCCGGCGCGGCGGTCACCTCCTATGAACACGCCAGCGAAGGCAAGCGCGGCAGCCAGGGCGCCTGGCCGGCACTGGGGCTGAACCTGGGCCTGCTGCTGTCGTCGCTGACCATCTACCTGCTGACCATCAACGGCAACGAGTTCCTGCTGGCCGGCGGCTGGCGCATTCCGTTCGTCTGCAGCATCGTCCTGGTGGCGGTCGGCCTGTGGGTGCGCAACAGCATTCCGGAAACCCCGGAGTTCAAGGAACTGAGCAAGGAAAGCCGCAAAGCCAAGGCCTCGCCACTCAAGGCACTGCTCCAGAACGACCTCAAGGGCCTGGCGGTGGTGTTCTTCGTCGCCATTGGCTACAACGCCCTGAGCTATATCTTCAAGACCTTCTCCCTGGCCTACCTGACCCAGTACAAGAACGTCGATGTGCACGTCACTTCGCTGTCGGTGACCATCGCCAGCCTGATCGCCATCGTCGCCGTGCCGTTCTTCGGCTGGCTGTGCGACAAGTGGAGCAGCAAAACCGTACTGATCCTCGGCGGGGTGTTCTCGGTGCTGTTCGCCTACCCGTTCCTGGCCCTGCTCAACACCGGTGAAAGCCTGATGATCTACATCGCCATCGGCGTCGGCACCGGCATCCTGGCGCCGATGATGTTCGCGCCCCAGGGCTCGTTCCTCAGCCGCCAGTTCCCTACCGCCACCCGCTCCTCGGGCTTTGGCACCGGGCGCGAAATCGGCACCGCGATTGCCGGCGGCCTGGCGCCGCTGGGGGCTCTGTCCCTGGTCACCGCCTCGGCCACTCACTCCACCGACGGCGTGGTGATCATCCTCGCGGTCGCCGCCGTGCTGGTGGTGGTGTTCGCCCTGTGCGACCAGGGCCACAAGCACTCGGCGTTCAAGAACTGA
- a CDS encoding nucleotidyltransferase domain-containing protein produces MQSSSAFGVDADGLISLPAEPPLQAEYHGLLDDLRATLSDPLGPSLHSLYLYGSVARGTARAYVSDLDLCLILQHPAAPQPLRHLENLHQALQARHPLVAKIDFDIGHLAQVLAAENRHSWGYWLKHHCRCLWGHDLRQRFAPFRPSREIAWAVNGDFQRVLDDYAERIEGERQPAEILRLQREAARKLLRATNLLRSEQEPSWPHSLDQHVRLFVQRYPDMALPIAEFRQTAEARTLANAGFSSRLRQMTQWMTEECIQPRARN; encoded by the coding sequence ATGCAATCCAGTAGCGCATTCGGCGTCGACGCCGATGGCTTGATCAGCCTTCCCGCCGAACCGCCCTTGCAGGCCGAATACCACGGCTTGCTCGATGACCTGCGCGCCACCTTGAGCGACCCGCTCGGCCCATCGCTGCACAGCCTCTACCTGTACGGCAGCGTCGCCCGTGGCACCGCCAGGGCCTATGTTTCCGACCTGGACCTGTGCCTGATCCTGCAACACCCCGCCGCCCCACAGCCGCTGCGCCACCTGGAGAACCTGCACCAGGCGTTGCAAGCGCGGCACCCGCTGGTGGCGAAGATCGACTTCGATATCGGCCACCTGGCCCAGGTGCTGGCCGCGGAAAATCGCCACAGCTGGGGCTACTGGCTCAAGCACCACTGCCGCTGCCTGTGGGGCCATGACCTGCGCCAGCGCTTTGCGCCCTTCAGGCCCAGCCGGGAAATTGCCTGGGCCGTGAATGGCGACTTCCAGAGGGTGCTTGATGACTACGCCGAGCGCATCGAGGGCGAGCGGCAGCCCGCGGAGATCCTGCGCCTGCAACGCGAGGCCGCGCGCAAACTGCTGCGCGCCACCAACCTCTTGCGCTCGGAGCAGGAGCCAAGCTGGCCCCACAGCCTGGATCAACATGTGCGGCTGTTCGTACAGCGCTACCCCGACATGGCGTTGCCCATCGCCGAGTTCCGCCAGACCGCCGAAGCCAGAACCCTCGCCAACGCCGGTTTCAGCAGCCGCCTGCGGCAGATGACGCAGTGGATGACCGAAGAATGCATCCAACCGCGAGCCAGGAACTAG
- a CDS encoding DeoR/GlpR family DNA-binding transcription regulator, which yields MQNQHPAAELPSLRRQKILLLLERDGKVMAAELSRHFAVSEDTIRRDLAELDAAGLVQRVHGGALPRPKDSGKDYFTRVGEVNEAKLRLAQYAVQWVQDGQTVLFDSGSTTLHIAQSLPADIRLTAVTAAPMIAVALAEYPGIKVILVGGQLNPATLSASGHEALRMIQGIKADLMFTGVCAIHPEIGISSLHFDEVPIKQAMFDSAAEVIAVTTADKLGAMEPFVVVPCQRLRRLVTEHEVPEADIQGYRQLGIEVLLA from the coding sequence ATGCAAAACCAGCACCCGGCAGCCGAACTGCCATCCCTGCGTCGGCAAAAGATCCTCCTGCTCCTGGAACGCGACGGCAAGGTCATGGCCGCCGAGCTGAGCCGGCACTTCGCGGTGTCCGAAGACACCATCCGCCGCGATCTCGCCGAACTGGATGCTGCCGGGCTGGTGCAGCGGGTCCACGGCGGCGCGCTGCCAAGGCCCAAGGACAGCGGCAAGGACTATTTCACCCGGGTGGGTGAAGTCAACGAGGCGAAACTGCGTCTGGCGCAATATGCCGTGCAATGGGTGCAGGACGGCCAGACGGTGCTGTTCGACTCCGGTTCCACCACCTTGCATATCGCCCAGTCCCTGCCGGCCGACATCCGCCTGACCGCGGTCACCGCCGCGCCGATGATTGCCGTGGCCCTGGCCGAATACCCCGGGATCAAGGTGATTCTGGTGGGCGGCCAGCTCAATCCGGCCACCCTGTCCGCCAGTGGCCATGAAGCACTGCGGATGATCCAGGGGATCAAGGCCGACCTGATGTTCACCGGGGTCTGTGCGATTCACCCGGAGATAGGCATCAGCTCCCTGCATTTCGATGAGGTGCCGATCAAGCAGGCGATGTTCGACAGTGCCGCCGAGGTGATTGCCGTGACCACCGCCGACAAGCTCGGCGCCATGGAGCCCTTTGTGGTGGTGCCGTGCCAGCGCTTGCGGCGACTGGTCACCGAGCATGAAGTGCCTGAGGCGGATATCCAGGGCTATCGGCAGTTGGGGATCGAGGTGCTGCTGGCTTGA
- a CDS encoding MFS transporter, protein MKTKVFPGWYLVFAAHVLLALIFGAAYSFGAFFSHLQANFDAGRFSVASVFSLTAFIYYAIGVVSGSLADRFSTRAVVSAGVMLLALGFFVSSKASGSLQLFIASFCSLVGLGVGLVYVPTVTAVQRWFVRNRSQASGIALAGTGVGTFIGPLAAGLLMQHFSWETTMRLFALVILVSGLWVARLVRGQPQELGLLPDGDRPSAGSAGPQTSQQSGMRLAEALASARFWWYFGAIFCGSVGLFIALVHINPYAQQFAISTTQANLLIGLIGAGNVAGRLFLGTLGDRLGARRLLLLLTGALVALNLFWVGAQGFVTLALFAVLFGVANGGCIALYPSVAATWFGTRHLGAILGALYVSVGIAALVGGSLGGLLFDLYQGYAASILLGAACALLSVVLILIAGRQGVHLPAAAASLRS, encoded by the coding sequence ATGAAAACCAAGGTATTCCCGGGCTGGTATCTGGTGTTTGCGGCGCACGTCTTGCTGGCGCTGATCTTTGGTGCGGCCTATTCCTTTGGGGCTTTTTTCTCTCACCTGCAGGCTAACTTCGATGCCGGGCGGTTTTCCGTGGCTTCGGTGTTTTCCCTCACCGCGTTCATCTACTACGCCATTGGCGTGGTTTCAGGTTCGCTGGCTGATCGTTTTTCCACGCGGGCAGTGGTGAGCGCAGGGGTCATGCTGCTGGCCCTGGGCTTTTTCGTCAGTAGCAAGGCCTCAGGGTCGTTGCAGCTGTTTATCGCTTCCTTCTGTTCGTTGGTCGGTTTGGGCGTTGGCCTGGTCTATGTGCCCACGGTCACTGCGGTCCAGCGCTGGTTTGTCCGGAACCGCAGCCAGGCCTCGGGGATCGCTCTTGCGGGAACCGGCGTGGGGACCTTTATCGGGCCACTGGCGGCCGGCCTGTTGATGCAGCATTTCTCCTGGGAAACCACCATGCGCCTCTTTGCGCTGGTGATCCTGGTGAGCGGACTGTGGGTGGCGAGGCTGGTCAGAGGCCAACCGCAGGAACTCGGCCTGCTTCCCGATGGGGATCGACCAAGTGCTGGTTCGGCGGGGCCGCAAACCAGCCAGCAGAGCGGGATGCGCCTAGCCGAAGCCCTCGCGAGTGCGCGGTTCTGGTGGTACTTCGGGGCGATCTTCTGCGGTTCGGTGGGGCTGTTCATCGCCTTGGTGCACATCAATCCCTATGCCCAGCAATTCGCCATCTCCACCACCCAGGCCAACCTGCTGATCGGCTTGATCGGCGCGGGCAACGTGGCCGGCCGGCTTTTTCTCGGCACCCTCGGCGACCGCCTGGGCGCGCGCCGCCTGCTGTTGCTACTGACCGGCGCTCTGGTCGCTCTCAACCTGTTCTGGGTCGGTGCCCAGGGTTTCGTGACGCTTGCGCTGTTTGCCGTGCTCTTTGGTGTGGCGAATGGCGGATGCATTGCGCTCTACCCCTCGGTTGCCGCCACCTGGTTTGGCACCAGGCACCTGGGAGCGATCCTGGGTGCGCTGTACGTCTCGGTAGGTATTGCCGCGCTGGTGGGCGGCAGCCTGGGGGGGCTGCTGTTCGACCTGTATCAGGGGTATGCCGCGTCGATCCTGCTGGGGGCGGCCTGTGCGTTGCTGTCGGTGGTCCTGATCCTGATTGCCGGTCGCCAGGGTGTGCATTTGCCCGCAGCGGCCGCCTCGTTGCGCTCCTGA
- a CDS encoding GNAT family N-acetyltransferase, with product MSSITLFQAPPPEAIQSQIQQMVVDYISDISAVAITPSNPLYNLYQYGVGYEVHLYLQAMDGSRGIAVELVVATDTQDPEKVLGFTLYLPLKDDPQACAVAYMAVLQSHRRQGIARQMLEAMRGRYPHVELACHVAKVACFEALGFQLLGARGPQVLMNTQDHGSDGLLAVLDVAPIYQSVEVRQIHTYLLAQHGRKAMLEAEKKRDRQLDQMTRQAQALVRERLGEEALQAPVRGPRLV from the coding sequence ATGTCCAGCATCACCCTGTTCCAAGCCCCGCCGCCTGAAGCCATCCAGAGCCAGATCCAGCAGATGGTGGTGGACTACATCAGCGACATCAGCGCGGTGGCCATCACCCCCAGCAACCCGCTGTACAACCTGTACCAGTACGGCGTCGGCTACGAGGTGCACCTGTACCTGCAGGCCATGGACGGCTCCCGGGGGATCGCGGTGGAACTTGTGGTGGCCACCGACACTCAGGACCCTGAAAAGGTGCTGGGTTTCACCCTGTACCTGCCGCTCAAGGACGATCCCCAGGCCTGCGCCGTGGCCTACATGGCGGTGCTGCAAAGCCATCGGCGCCAGGGCATTGCCCGGCAGATGCTGGAGGCCATGCGTGGGCGTTACCCCCATGTCGAGCTGGCCTGCCACGTGGCCAAGGTGGCGTGCTTCGAGGCCCTGGGCTTTCAACTGCTGGGCGCTCGCGGCCCGCAGGTGCTGATGAATACCCAAGACCATGGCAGCGACGGCCTGCTGGCGGTACTCGACGTGGCGCCAATCTACCAGTCAGTGGAAGTGCGGCAGATCCACACCTACCTGCTGGCCCAGCACGGGCGCAAGGCCATGCTGGAAGCGGAAAAGAAGCGCGACCGGCAGCTGGACCAGATGACCCGGCAAGCCCAGGCGCTGGTCCGCGAGCGCCTGGGGGAAGAGGCATTGCAGGCCCCCGTCCGCGGACCCCGCCTGGTCTGA
- the mqo gene encoding malate dehydrogenase (quinone) → MLKKVNTALIGLAMSIGLTTAHAAEPKKVDVLLIGGGIMSSTLGVWLNELQPDWSMEMVERLDGVAEESSNGWNNAGTGHSALAELNYTPEGKDGKIEIAKAIEINEAFQISRQFWSWQVKNGVLKNPRSFINSTPHMSFVWGDDNIKFLKARYEALQASPLFSGMQYSEDAEQIKKWVPLMMEGRDPAQKIAATWTPIGTDVNFGEITRQFVAHLQAQPNFALKLSSEVQDIERNKDGSWRVTYKNLKDGSKTETDAKFVFIGAGGGALHLLQKSGIPEANEYAGFPVGGSFLVTDNATVAEQHLAKAYGKASVGAPPMSVPHLDTRVLDGKRVILFGPFATFSTKFLKEGSYFDLLTSTTTHNFWPMTKVGIEQYPLVEYLAGQLMLSDDDRFNALKEYFPNAKKEDWRLWQAGQRVQIIKRDEEKGGVLKLGTEIVASQDGSIAGLLGASPGASTAAPIMLSVLQKVFKDQVATPAWQEKLKQIVPSYGTALNDSPERVAKEWAYTAEVLQLTPPPAVKGAAPQAPASMAKPESNPAADMAL, encoded by the coding sequence ATGTTGAAGAAAGTGAACACGGCCCTGATCGGGCTGGCGATGTCGATAGGCCTCACGACCGCGCACGCGGCTGAGCCGAAGAAAGTGGATGTGCTGCTGATCGGTGGCGGCATCATGAGTTCGACCCTCGGGGTCTGGCTCAATGAGCTGCAGCCGGATTGGTCGATGGAGATGGTCGAGCGCCTGGACGGCGTGGCAGAAGAAAGCTCCAACGGCTGGAACAACGCCGGCACCGGTCACTCCGCTTTGGCCGAGCTGAACTACACCCCGGAAGGCAAGGACGGCAAGATCGAGATCGCCAAGGCCATCGAGATCAACGAAGCGTTCCAGATTTCCCGGCAGTTCTGGTCCTGGCAGGTCAAGAATGGCGTGCTGAAGAACCCGCGTTCGTTCATCAACTCCACGCCGCACATGAGCTTCGTCTGGGGCGATGACAACATCAAGTTCTTGAAGGCTCGCTACGAGGCCCTGCAGGCCAGCCCGCTGTTCAGCGGCATGCAGTACTCCGAAGACGCCGAGCAGATCAAGAAGTGGGTGCCACTGATGATGGAAGGTCGTGATCCGGCGCAGAAGATCGCCGCGACCTGGACCCCGATCGGCACCGACGTCAACTTCGGCGAGATCACTCGCCAGTTCGTCGCCCACCTGCAGGCCCAGCCGAACTTTGCCCTCAAGCTGTCCAGCGAAGTGCAGGACATCGAGCGCAATAAAGACGGCTCGTGGCGCGTGACCTACAAGAACCTCAAGGACGGTTCGAAAACCGAGACCGACGCTAAGTTCGTGTTCATCGGCGCCGGTGGCGGTGCCCTGCACCTGCTGCAGAAGTCGGGCATTCCCGAGGCCAACGAATACGCCGGCTTCCCAGTGGGTGGCTCGTTCCTGGTGACCGACAACGCCACTGTGGCCGAGCAGCACCTGGCCAAGGCCTACGGCAAGGCTTCGGTGGGCGCACCGCCGATGTCGGTTCCGCACCTGGACACCCGCGTGCTGGACGGCAAGCGAGTGATCCTGTTTGGCCCATTCGCCACCTTCTCCACCAAGTTCCTCAAGGAAGGTTCGTACTTCGACCTGCTGACCAGCACCACCACCCACAACTTCTGGCCGATGACCAAAGTCGGCATCGAACAGTACCCGTTGGTGGAATACCTGGCCGGCCAGCTGATGCTGTCGGATGACGACCGCTTCAACGCCCTGAAGGAATACTTCCCCAACGCCAAGAAAGAAGACTGGCGCCTGTGGCAGGCCGGTCAGCGCGTGCAGATCATCAAGCGTGACGAAGAGAAGGGCGGCGTGCTGAAACTCGGCACCGAGATCGTTGCTTCCCAGGACGGCAGCATCGCCGGCCTGCTGGGCGCCTCCCCGGGTGCCTCGACCGCCGCGCCGATCATGCTCAGCGTGCTGCAGAAAGTCTTCAAGGACCAGGTCGCGACCCCGGCCTGGCAAGAGAAGCTGAAGCAGATCGTACCGAGCTACGGCACCGCCCTGAACGACAGCCCCGAGCGTGTGGCCAAAGAGTGGGCCTACACCGCCGAAGTGCTGCAACTGACTCCGCCGCCTGCGGTGAAAGGTGCAGCACCCCAGGCTCCGGCCAGCATGGCCAAGCCCGAGAGCAACCCAGCGGCCGACATGGCGCTGTAA
- the istA gene encoding IS21 family transposase, translated as MAAPRVAMRNIKECLRLKFEAGLSHEKIARALQLSKGVVSKYIAAARVAGLDWPALVAMDEAALAAALFAPTSTNKPRGERVLPDVLSIHRELRRKGVTLQLLWEEYLAAHAGQPTYRYTQFVEHYRRYAQTLKRSMRQLHRAGEKLFIDYAGPTLPVVDPATGEVRRAHIFVAALGASNYTYACATPGETQVDWLTSLGQALTYFGGVPEMVVPDNPRALVAQPDRYEPGLNRATLECARHYQTVILPARPRKPQDKAKAEVAVQVVERWIMARLRHRQFFSLHALNQAIAELLEDLNRRPFKRLDGCRRDWFERLDRPALRALPVHPYEVATFKRCKVSIDYHIEVNGSFYSVPSALARQNVDVRLTAHTLEVLHGNRRVASHLLLGRRGAYSTQREHMPAAHQAHREWTPQRLLDWGARIGPYTRQLIDHQLTHKPHPEMGYRACLGLLSLARRYGNARLEAAAERAVHLRAFTGRSVRNLLQQGLDQQPLPQRAAETTLPGDHENVRGADYYQPPQQELFDDAATHPESTAPATPGRHGPRPGRAMDAAGQPQPELR; from the coding sequence ATGGCGGCGCCGCGAGTAGCCATGCGAAACATCAAAGAATGTCTGCGCCTCAAGTTTGAGGCCGGCTTGTCCCACGAGAAGATTGCCCGTGCCTTGCAGCTGTCCAAGGGCGTGGTTAGCAAGTACATCGCGGCGGCGCGGGTGGCCGGGCTGGACTGGCCGGCGCTGGTGGCCATGGACGAGGCCGCGCTGGCGGCCGCCTTGTTTGCACCGACGTCGACGAACAAGCCGCGCGGTGAGCGAGTGCTGCCCGATGTGCTGAGCATCCACCGCGAGTTGCGACGCAAGGGCGTGACCTTGCAGCTGCTGTGGGAGGAATATCTCGCCGCGCATGCGGGCCAGCCGACCTACCGCTACACCCAGTTCGTCGAGCACTACCGGCGCTACGCCCAGACGCTCAAACGTTCGATGCGTCAGCTGCACCGTGCGGGCGAGAAGCTATTCATCGACTATGCCGGGCCGACGCTGCCGGTGGTCGACCCGGCCACCGGCGAAGTGCGCCGGGCGCACATCTTCGTCGCCGCCCTGGGCGCCTCGAATTACACCTATGCCTGCGCGACGCCAGGCGAAACCCAGGTGGACTGGCTGACCTCGCTGGGCCAGGCTCTGACCTACTTTGGCGGCGTGCCGGAAATGGTTGTGCCGGACAATCCGCGCGCCCTGGTCGCCCAGCCGGATCGCTACGAGCCGGGCCTGAACCGGGCCACGCTGGAGTGCGCGCGTCATTACCAGACGGTGATCCTGCCGGCACGGCCACGCAAGCCTCAGGACAAGGCCAAGGCCGAGGTGGCGGTGCAGGTGGTCGAGCGCTGGATCATGGCGCGGCTGCGCCATCGGCAGTTCTTCAGCCTGCATGCGCTTAACCAGGCCATCGCCGAGCTGCTGGAGGATCTGAATCGGCGCCCGTTCAAGCGGCTCGATGGCTGCCGGCGCGACTGGTTCGAGCGCCTGGATCGCCCGGCCTTGCGAGCGCTGCCGGTGCATCCCTACGAGGTCGCCACCTTCAAGCGCTGCAAGGTCAGCATCGACTACCACATCGAGGTCAATGGCAGCTTCTACAGCGTGCCCTCCGCCCTGGCCCGGCAGAACGTGGACGTGCGACTGACGGCACACACCCTGGAAGTGCTGCATGGCAACCGGCGGGTGGCCAGCCACCTGCTGCTGGGGCGACGCGGCGCTTACAGTACCCAGCGCGAGCACATGCCCGCGGCGCACCAGGCGCATCGCGAATGGACGCCACAACGCCTGCTCGACTGGGGCGCGCGGATCGGCCCCTACACGCGCCAACTGATCGATCACCAACTGACCCACAAGCCGCACCCGGAGATGGGCTACCGCGCCTGCCTCGGCCTGCTCTCGCTGGCCCGGCGCTATGGCAATGCACGCCTGGAAGCCGCTGCCGAACGTGCCGTACACCTGCGCGCCTTCACCGGGCGCAGCGTGCGCAACCTGCTCCAGCAAGGCCTGGATCAACAGCCGCTGCCCCAGCGTGCCGCCGAAACGACCTTACCCGGCGACCACGAGAACGTCCGTGGCGCCGACTACTACCAACCCCCGCAACAGGAGCTGTTCGATGATGCCGCAACACACCCTGAATCAACTGCACCAGCTACGCCTGGACGGCATGGCCCGCGCCCTGGAAGAGCAATGGACGCTGCCGGCCAGCCACAGCCTGAGCTTCGATGA
- the istB gene encoding IS21-like element IS1474 family helper ATPase IstB, with protein sequence MMPQHTLNQLHQLRLDGMARALEEQWTLPASHSLSFDERLGLLLDRELAWRDNQRLVRLRKKAKLKYANACLEDLDRRTGRALDERLIATLASGDWIRQQHNLLLTGPTGAGKTWLACALGNQACRQGYSTLYLRTPRLLEQLRIAHGDGSFGRTLQQLAKVDVLVLDDWALAPLEEGARHDLLEVIDDRAGSRSTILTSQLPIEHWHGWINDPTLADAILDRLVHNAYRLTMKGESLRRKKAEEQAAS encoded by the coding sequence ATGATGCCGCAACACACCCTGAATCAACTGCACCAGCTACGCCTGGACGGCATGGCCCGCGCCCTGGAAGAGCAATGGACGCTGCCGGCCAGCCACAGCCTGAGCTTCGATGAACGCCTCGGCCTACTGCTCGACCGCGAACTGGCCTGGCGTGACAACCAGCGCCTGGTACGGCTGCGCAAGAAGGCCAAGCTCAAGTACGCCAACGCCTGCCTGGAAGATCTCGACCGCCGCACCGGACGCGCCCTGGACGAGCGTCTGATCGCCACCCTGGCCAGTGGCGACTGGATCCGCCAGCAGCACAACCTGCTGCTGACCGGCCCGACCGGTGCCGGCAAAACCTGGCTGGCCTGCGCCCTGGGCAACCAGGCCTGCCGCCAGGGCTATAGCACCCTGTACCTGCGCACCCCGCGCCTGCTGGAACAACTGCGCATCGCTCATGGCGACGGCAGCTTCGGCCGTACCCTGCAACAGCTGGCAAAGGTCGACGTCCTGGTGCTGGACGACTGGGCGCTAGCCCCGCTGGAGGAAGGAGCCCGGCATGACCTGCTGGAGGTGATCGACGACCGCGCTGGCAGCCGCTCCACCATCCTGACGAGCCAACTGCCCATCGAGCACTGGCACGGCTGGATCAACGACCCGACCCTGGCCGATGCCATCCTCGACCGCCTGGTGCACAACGCCTACCGACTGACGATGAAAGGCGAGTCGCTGCGCCGAAAAAAAGCCGAGGAACAAGCCGCATCGTGA
- a CDS encoding PaaI family thioesterase: protein MHETSLQDTTAPEGVCFGCGSRNHHGLHIKSHWHEDGVHVVAEHLPEAKYCGWPDLVYGGLIAMLVDCHSNWTAMAYHYRHEQREPGSLPRIDCVTGNLGIKFIKPTPMGMPLTLRARVDGDVGRKSRVICEVYAGDVLTAIGDSIFVRVDTSQLAAAAHGRDA from the coding sequence ATGCACGAAACCTCCCTGCAAGACACCACCGCCCCCGAGGGCGTGTGTTTCGGCTGCGGCAGCCGCAACCATCATGGCCTGCACATCAAGAGCCACTGGCATGAAGACGGCGTGCATGTGGTCGCCGAGCACCTGCCCGAAGCCAAGTACTGCGGCTGGCCGGACCTGGTCTACGGCGGCCTGATCGCCATGCTGGTGGACTGCCACTCCAACTGGACCGCCATGGCCTACCACTACCGCCACGAACAACGTGAACCAGGCAGCCTGCCACGCATCGACTGCGTGACCGGCAACCTGGGCATCAAGTTCATCAAGCCCACGCCCATGGGCATGCCGCTGACCCTGCGGGCCCGGGTCGACGGCGACGTGGGCCGCAAGAGCCGGGTGATCTGCGAGGTGTACGCCGGCGATGTGCTGACCGCCATTGGCGACTCGATTTTCGTCCGGGTCGATACCTCGCAGCTCGCGGCGGCGGCCCACGGCCGCGACGCCTGA